In Hemitrygon akajei chromosome 9, sHemAka1.3, whole genome shotgun sequence, the following are encoded in one genomic region:
- the fbxo30a gene encoding F-box only protein 30a isoform X2 — MEQHLHCLNCVSRRCMVRPEENVSCDLIGCPLVCGAVFHSCKASEHRLLCPLERVPCLNSEFGCPFIIARNKLGEHLELCPASVVCCTMEWNRWPVSYADRKSYESLSKDCDGIEQLDMALALQDQRMLLESLKVVTTASNTAAKPFRNMEQAPVVPGLRDEAPSSSLLSANEEAYSELYRATVETTRTLAVALDLLNNAAKEPEESVNSELPEEWAERDGDVQAAEEEREDSDLHRTVAGRGAEGSTEHGSVVGGLPWRDWGLYVEENGLHALSGMVTGADEGGGCIQVKTSSLCNGFHEAEVDTSALDPQEIDSYDSDQPAEEVMNGSYHVNDIDDGGSPSEPDHFLPVFAQLLTVESLLNSDRLQEGPLLSDACGVGRIAGRCGERQVLKNATTFKLFEGHNGRRAYLGDANWYRRKMESKAVDTSDLEVDDDPLELQGIDLITAALLFCLGDSPSGRGISDSRSVDGNHIDLGTQTFSFPAAILATNTMVGEIASASACDHANPQLSNPSPFQTLGLDLVLECVTRHQSKQRSMFTFVCGQFFRRDEFPSHFKNVHGDIHAGLNGWLEHRCPLAYYGCTYSQRRFCPSTQGSRVIHDRHLKSFGIQPCVPSILLDTPECRTPSTGLAVDQLSRLPFEILQHIAGFLDGFSLSQLSEVSHLMRDVCGSLLQVRGMVLLLWEKRHNVHGHTSWKTKGKAWRFSTAFGTVSEWKFAEIASMADHLKDCRYNTVERTGEAVPLPCMCVTRELTKGGRPLRSVLKAVL; from the coding sequence ATGGAACAACACCTGCACTGCTTAAACTGTGTAAGCCGGCGCTGTATGGTCCGGCCGGAGGAGAACGTGTCCTGCGACCTGATTGGCTGCCCCTTGGTATGTGGCGCGGTCTTCCATTCCTGCAAAGCGAGTGAACACCGCCTGCTGTGCCCCCTCGAGCGGGTGCCATGCCTTAACAGCGAGTTTGGCTGCCCGTTCATCATTGCACGGAACAAGCTCGGCGAGCACCTGGAGCTCTGCCCCGCTAGTGTCGTCTGCTGCACGATGGAGTGGAATCGCTGGCCAGTCAGCTACGCTGACCGCAAGTCGTATGAGAGCCTGAGCAAAGACTGTGATGGGATAGAGCAGCTGGACATGGCATTGGCCCTTCAGGACCAGAGGATGCTGCTGGAATCACTCAAAGTGGTAACTACTGCCTCAAACACAGCTGCTAAACCATTCCGAAATATGGAGCAGGCTCCTGTTGTCCCAGGGTTGAGGGATGAAGCTCCCTCCAGCAGCTTGCTGTCTGCCAACGAAGAGGCCTACAGTGAACTGTATCGGGCAACAGTTGAAACCACAAGGACTTTAGCAGTGGCCCTCGACCTTTTGAACAACGCTGCTAAAGAGCCGGAAGAGTCAGTGAACAGTGAATTGCCTGAGGAGTGGGCTGAAAGAGATGGAGATGTTCAGGCTGCTGAGGAGGAACGAGAGGACAGTGATCTCCACAGAACTGTTGCAGGAAGAGGAGCAGAGGGTAGCACAGAGCATGGATCTGTGGTGGGGGGGCTGCCGTGGAGAGACTGGGGTTTGTATGTGGAGGAGAATGGGCTTCATGCATTGTCGGGCATGGTGACTGGAGCAGATGAAGGAGGTGGATGCATTCAGGTAAAGACAAGTTCCTTGTGCAATGGTTTCCACGAGGCAGAAGTGGATACTTCCGCGTTGGATCCACAGGAAATCGACTCGTATGATAGTGACcagccagcagaagaggtgatgAACGGCTCGTATCACGTAAATGACATTGATGATGGTGGCAGCCCTTCGGAACCTGATCACTTCTTGCCTGTGTTCGCAcagctgctgaccgtggagagcTTGTTGAATTCGGACCGTCTCCAGGAGGGGCCCCTGCTTTCTGATGCTTGTGGAGTGGGAAGGATAGCTGGTAGGTGTGGGGAGCGTCAGGTGTTGAAGAATGCCACCACATTCAAGCTGTTTGAAGGACACAATGGTCGTCGGGCATACCTGGGTGATGCAAATTGGTACagaaggaaaatggaaagcaaagCAGTGGATACGTCGGATTTGGAGGTAGATGATGACCCTCTGGAACTTCAGGGGATTGACCTGATCACTGCTGCTTTGTTGTTCTGCTTGGGAGACTCTCCTAGTGGTAGAGGGATTTCAGACAGCCGCAGTGTTGACGGAAACCACATTGATTTGGGCACGCAGACTTTCTCCTTTCCAGCAGCCATTTTAGCTACCAATACCATGGTGGGAGAGATTGCTTCAGCATCTGCATGCGACCACGCAAACCCTCAGCTGTCCAACCCGAGCCCCTTCCAGACCCTTGGGCTGGACCTAGTCCTGGAATGTGTGACCAGGCACCAGAGCAAGCAGCGGTCCATGTTCACTTTTGTGTGTGGTCAGTTCTTCAGGAGAGACGAGTTCCCGTCACACTTCAAGAATGTGCACGGGGACATTCATGCTGGCCTTAATGGCTGGTTAGAACACAGATGCCCTTTGGCCTATTATGGCTGCACCTACTCTCAGAGGCGTTTCTGTCCTTCCACTCAGGGCTCCAGAGTCATTCATGACCGGCATCTGAAATCCTTTGGAATCCAGCCGTGTGTGCCATCCATTTTGTTGGACACACCAGAGTGTCGGACTCCCAGCACAGGATTGGCAGTGGATCAACTGAGCAGACTGCCCTTTGAGATTTTGCAGCACATAGCCGGATTTCTAGATGGATTCAGTTTGTCTCAGCTCTCAGAAGTTTCACATTTAATGAGGGACGTGTGCGGGAGTCTGCTGCAGGTCCGTGGAATGGTTCTGCTACTCTGGGAAAAGAGGCACAACGTTCATGGACATACTTCTTGGAAAACAAAAGGCAAG
- the fbxo30a gene encoding F-box only protein 30a isoform X3: MRPGFPDPGGESWRERRLQFGAGADTMEQHLHCLNCVSRRCMVRPEENVSCDLIGCPLVCGAVFHSCKASEHRLLCPLERVPCLNSEFGCPFIIARNKLGEHLELCPASVVCCTMEWNRWPVSYADRKSYESLSKDCDGIEQLDMALALQDQRMLLESLKVVTTASNTAAKPFRNMEQAPVVPGLRDEAPSSSLLSANEEAYSELYRATVETTRTLAVALDLLNNAAKEPEESVNSELPEEWAERDGDVQAAEEEREDSDLHRTVAGRGAEGSTEHGSVVGGLPWRDWGLYVEENGLHALSGMVTGADEGGGCIQVKTSSLCNGFHEAEVDTSALDPQEIDSYDSDQPAEEVMNGSYHVNDIDDGGSPSEPDHFLPVFAQLLTVESLLNSDRLQEGPLLSDACGVGRIAGRCGERQVLKNATTFKLFEGHNGRRAYLGDANWYRRKMESKAVDTSDLEVDDDPLELQGIDLITAALLFCLGDSPSGRGISDSRSVDGNHIDLGTQTFSFPAAILATNTMVGEIASASACDHANPQLSNPSPFQTLGLDLVLECVTRHQSKQRSMFTFVCGQFFRRDEFPSHFKNVHGDIHAGLNGWLEHRCPLAYYGCTYSQRRFCPSTQGSRVIHDRHLKSFGIQPCVPSILLDTPECRTPSTGLAVDQLSRLPFEILQHIAGFLDGFSLSQLSEVSHLMRDVCGSLLQVRGMVLLLWEKRHNVHGHTSWKTKGLAIQHCLRHG; this comes from the coding sequence GGCTGGAGCGGATACAATGGAACAACACCTGCACTGCTTAAACTGTGTAAGCCGGCGCTGTATGGTCCGGCCGGAGGAGAACGTGTCCTGCGACCTGATTGGCTGCCCCTTGGTATGTGGCGCGGTCTTCCATTCCTGCAAAGCGAGTGAACACCGCCTGCTGTGCCCCCTCGAGCGGGTGCCATGCCTTAACAGCGAGTTTGGCTGCCCGTTCATCATTGCACGGAACAAGCTCGGCGAGCACCTGGAGCTCTGCCCCGCTAGTGTCGTCTGCTGCACGATGGAGTGGAATCGCTGGCCAGTCAGCTACGCTGACCGCAAGTCGTATGAGAGCCTGAGCAAAGACTGTGATGGGATAGAGCAGCTGGACATGGCATTGGCCCTTCAGGACCAGAGGATGCTGCTGGAATCACTCAAAGTGGTAACTACTGCCTCAAACACAGCTGCTAAACCATTCCGAAATATGGAGCAGGCTCCTGTTGTCCCAGGGTTGAGGGATGAAGCTCCCTCCAGCAGCTTGCTGTCTGCCAACGAAGAGGCCTACAGTGAACTGTATCGGGCAACAGTTGAAACCACAAGGACTTTAGCAGTGGCCCTCGACCTTTTGAACAACGCTGCTAAAGAGCCGGAAGAGTCAGTGAACAGTGAATTGCCTGAGGAGTGGGCTGAAAGAGATGGAGATGTTCAGGCTGCTGAGGAGGAACGAGAGGACAGTGATCTCCACAGAACTGTTGCAGGAAGAGGAGCAGAGGGTAGCACAGAGCATGGATCTGTGGTGGGGGGGCTGCCGTGGAGAGACTGGGGTTTGTATGTGGAGGAGAATGGGCTTCATGCATTGTCGGGCATGGTGACTGGAGCAGATGAAGGAGGTGGATGCATTCAGGTAAAGACAAGTTCCTTGTGCAATGGTTTCCACGAGGCAGAAGTGGATACTTCCGCGTTGGATCCACAGGAAATCGACTCGTATGATAGTGACcagccagcagaagaggtgatgAACGGCTCGTATCACGTAAATGACATTGATGATGGTGGCAGCCCTTCGGAACCTGATCACTTCTTGCCTGTGTTCGCAcagctgctgaccgtggagagcTTGTTGAATTCGGACCGTCTCCAGGAGGGGCCCCTGCTTTCTGATGCTTGTGGAGTGGGAAGGATAGCTGGTAGGTGTGGGGAGCGTCAGGTGTTGAAGAATGCCACCACATTCAAGCTGTTTGAAGGACACAATGGTCGTCGGGCATACCTGGGTGATGCAAATTGGTACagaaggaaaatggaaagcaaagCAGTGGATACGTCGGATTTGGAGGTAGATGATGACCCTCTGGAACTTCAGGGGATTGACCTGATCACTGCTGCTTTGTTGTTCTGCTTGGGAGACTCTCCTAGTGGTAGAGGGATTTCAGACAGCCGCAGTGTTGACGGAAACCACATTGATTTGGGCACGCAGACTTTCTCCTTTCCAGCAGCCATTTTAGCTACCAATACCATGGTGGGAGAGATTGCTTCAGCATCTGCATGCGACCACGCAAACCCTCAGCTGTCCAACCCGAGCCCCTTCCAGACCCTTGGGCTGGACCTAGTCCTGGAATGTGTGACCAGGCACCAGAGCAAGCAGCGGTCCATGTTCACTTTTGTGTGTGGTCAGTTCTTCAGGAGAGACGAGTTCCCGTCACACTTCAAGAATGTGCACGGGGACATTCATGCTGGCCTTAATGGCTGGTTAGAACACAGATGCCCTTTGGCCTATTATGGCTGCACCTACTCTCAGAGGCGTTTCTGTCCTTCCACTCAGGGCTCCAGAGTCATTCATGACCGGCATCTGAAATCCTTTGGAATCCAGCCGTGTGTGCCATCCATTTTGTTGGACACACCAGAGTGTCGGACTCCCAGCACAGGATTGGCAGTGGATCAACTGAGCAGACTGCCCTTTGAGATTTTGCAGCACATAGCCGGATTTCTAGATGGATTCAGTTTGTCTCAGCTCTCAGAAGTTTCACATTTAATGAGGGACGTGTGCGGGAGTCTGCTGCAGGTCCGTGGAATGGTTCTGCTACTCTGGGAAAAGAGGCACAACGTTCATGGACATACTTCTTGGAAAACAAAAG